Proteins from a genomic interval of Oceanispirochaeta crateris:
- a CDS encoding J domain-containing protein: MKDEFSKEDLQKSYKLLVKKYHPDSNPKNQDWSHKKMTEINLAYETCCNFLNAKKDNKIDFKEESVKNQEKENVFKQKNPNHFEKQNFNRNNQGFNPILYKNIKRTSLKVVHASEIFFEYGLENRKIRYEGVRRFRYRESLRSYEDSFSDILELEQFCQNDLDQFLLNLYIRFTGNLTQYIHLKDAMIPRHPLLNRHWQSMEDHLIYSLKDYLVPYQISSFKKIHWKTGFTYCWNQLKYLRQRFPRLENDDVFLIFHNLADSYSKIRKAEEDCGISFF, encoded by the coding sequence TTGAAAGATGAATTTTCAAAAGAAGACTTACAAAAATCATACAAATTATTGGTAAAAAAATACCATCCTGACTCAAACCCAAAAAATCAAGACTGGTCTCACAAAAAGATGACAGAAATCAATCTGGCATATGAAACATGTTGCAACTTCTTAAATGCTAAAAAAGATAATAAGATTGACTTTAAAGAAGAAAGTGTCAAAAATCAAGAGAAAGAGAATGTTTTTAAACAAAAGAACCCAAATCATTTTGAAAAACAGAATTTTAATAGGAATAATCAAGGATTCAATCCAATTTTATATAAAAATATAAAGAGAACATCATTAAAAGTCGTACATGCATCAGAAATATTTTTCGAATATGGTCTAGAAAATAGAAAAATTCGATATGAAGGTGTGAGAAGGTTCAGATATCGAGAATCCTTGCGTTCCTATGAAGATTCATTTTCTGATATTTTAGAACTAGAACAGTTTTGCCAGAATGATCTTGACCAATTTCTACTGAACCTATACATAAGGTTTACAGGTAATTTAACCCAGTATATTCACTTAAAAGATGCAATGATTCCAAGGCATCCTCTACTAAACAGGCATTGGCAAAGTATGGAAGATCATTTGATTTACTCATTAAAGGATTATCTAGTCCCTTATCAGATAAGCAGCTTCAAAAAAATACATTGGAAAACTGGATTTACTTATTGCTGGAACCAACTGAAATATTTGCGACAAAGATTTCCCAGGCTAGAAAATGATGATGTATTTTTGATTTTTCACAATCTGGCAGACAGTTATAGTAAAATTAGAAAAGCCGAAGAGGATTGTGGAATCTCTTTTTTTTGA
- a CDS encoding putative PEP-binding protein: MDIYSFSSEVFTQDEDVLDVLGYRGRRLMHLSSLGIPILPGFILTNDSLLAELDSPGTNNSAVQKSIKNMEDVVGKKFGDPDNPLLVKYVLSPQLNMIDTFSSLHNVGLCGSTIDGFASFVGEEFAYHEYRNMLRRVVTLDLEVETDVNRRKLLEKKIDSLKSCTNAEQTKSTLVELEGLYPQEIFADSWAQLEFIQVLYTKYLKESESINDSSLLVQAMTFGNYGKKSYFGSFFTRDIVNGENKLDGQYFLNSFDATSSDGKGIDTISKDIYKDLNSIARLLENHYKEIRQVKFTVEDGKLWVIDQQEADGKSTQAHIRTLLELNEMGVVKDEYLINDIQPTRLAEILHPVIDRKSAQNLPSSRGGISGSVGAAVGRVFFSTDELMKEYRIATQRGLESDFILIMKSTYAEDVKAIEVCKGVITIEGGYASHAPVVARSLGKVAMVKPELKLLKSSVKIGDITIKEGDYITMDVTSYDKPTIYFGKVDLIKPSIEESGILEYLNIVQKFIGDFDVHANADQPKDAQLARLFLADGIGLCRTEHMFFDEERIPLFRSLIITDDMSDRHKILDKLGQMQTSDFYNLFKIMEGHPVTIRLLDAPLHEFLPHTRDSMQEFVAFYRKDHPKVTEAEIRLRCDMMGEVNPMLGHRGIRVAISKPEVYAMQIRSIFEAIYKLKVEDGIDSRPEIMLPVVMSHREVKTVRFGKRIEGAEILGIRDIEEAVRQKYDIDALPYQVGTMIELPGAALNADKIARYADFFSFGTNDLTQTTNGISRDDFNSFFTDYNEYDLLERNPFKYLNGPVKELVQIAKERGRMVRPNMKMGLCGEHGAEPENVSFCMDTGLNYVSCSPYGIPIAKLAVAQYNLKNKK; encoded by the coding sequence ATGGATATTTATTCTTTCAGCAGTGAAGTTTTCACACAGGATGAGGATGTTCTGGATGTGCTTGGCTATAGAGGCCGCCGTTTAATGCATCTTTCCAGTTTGGGAATTCCAATTCTCCCAGGATTTATTCTCACAAATGACTCTTTACTTGCCGAGTTGGATTCACCCGGAACAAATAATTCCGCTGTACAAAAATCCATCAAAAACATGGAAGATGTCGTTGGAAAAAAGTTTGGAGATCCCGATAATCCTCTCTTAGTCAAATATGTACTCAGTCCTCAACTCAACATGATCGATACTTTTTCTAGTTTGCACAATGTTGGGCTTTGTGGCAGTACAATTGATGGTTTTGCATCCTTTGTTGGTGAAGAATTCGCATATCACGAATATAGAAATATGCTCAGACGGGTGGTGACTCTAGATCTAGAGGTAGAAACGGATGTCAATAGAAGAAAATTACTTGAAAAAAAGATAGATTCTCTCAAATCCTGTACAAATGCTGAGCAAACAAAAAGCACACTTGTTGAACTTGAAGGACTATATCCCCAGGAGATCTTTGCTGATTCCTGGGCTCAGCTTGAGTTTATACAGGTTTTATACACGAAGTATTTGAAAGAATCCGAGTCTATCAATGATTCTTCTCTCCTGGTTCAAGCCATGACCTTTGGTAACTATGGTAAGAAAAGCTATTTTGGTAGTTTTTTCACACGGGATATTGTCAATGGTGAAAATAAGCTTGATGGCCAGTATTTTTTAAATTCTTTTGATGCTACATCTTCTGATGGAAAGGGTATCGATACAATATCAAAGGATATTTACAAAGATCTTAATTCTATTGCCCGGTTGCTTGAGAATCATTACAAAGAAATACGCCAGGTAAAATTTACTGTAGAAGATGGGAAACTCTGGGTTATTGATCAACAAGAAGCCGATGGGAAGTCAACCCAGGCTCATATTAGAACCCTGCTAGAATTAAATGAAATGGGCGTTGTTAAAGATGAATATCTTATCAATGACATTCAGCCTACAAGATTAGCCGAGATCCTTCATCCGGTAATCGACCGTAAATCGGCACAGAATCTTCCATCCAGTAGAGGTGGAATTTCCGGATCAGTCGGTGCGGCAGTTGGACGTGTCTTCTTTTCAACTGATGAGTTGATGAAAGAGTACCGCATTGCTACACAACGGGGGTTGGAATCTGATTTTATTCTGATTATGAAGTCTACCTATGCTGAAGATGTCAAGGCCATTGAGGTCTGTAAAGGCGTTATCACTATTGAGGGTGGATATGCTTCCCATGCACCTGTTGTAGCCCGAAGTCTCGGGAAAGTTGCCATGGTCAAGCCCGAATTAAAGTTATTGAAATCCAGTGTGAAGATTGGTGATATAACAATTAAAGAAGGCGATTACATCACAATGGATGTCACTTCTTATGATAAGCCTACAATCTATTTTGGAAAAGTAGATCTTATAAAACCAAGCATAGAAGAAAGTGGAATCCTAGAATACTTGAATATCGTTCAGAAGTTTATTGGTGATTTTGATGTTCATGCCAATGCTGACCAGCCTAAGGATGCTCAATTGGCCCGTTTATTTCTAGCCGATGGTATTGGCCTCTGCAGAACTGAGCATATGTTTTTCGATGAAGAAAGAATCCCTTTATTCCGTTCATTGATTATTACGGATGATATGAGTGACCGGCATAAGATTCTTGATAAGCTTGGTCAGATGCAAACTTCCGATTTTTACAATTTGTTTAAAATTATGGAAGGTCATCCAGTCACAATAAGGTTGCTGGATGCGCCTCTTCATGAATTCCTTCCTCATACACGAGACAGCATGCAGGAATTTGTAGCCTTCTACCGCAAGGATCATCCCAAAGTGACAGAAGCTGAGATCCGTCTGCGCTGTGATATGATGGGCGAAGTGAATCCCATGTTGGGACATCGAGGTATTCGAGTGGCAATCTCGAAGCCCGAAGTCTATGCCATGCAGATTCGTTCCATCTTTGAAGCCATCTATAAGTTGAAGGTTGAAGACGGAATCGATTCCAGACCGGAAATAATGCTTCCTGTTGTCATGTCTCACCGAGAAGTCAAAACGGTGCGCTTTGGTAAGAGAATCGAGGGAGCTGAAATCCTTGGTATCCGTGATATAGAAGAAGCCGTAAGGCAAAAATATGATATTGATGCTTTGCCTTATCAGGTGGGTACTATGATTGAGTTACCGGGTGCTGCATTGAATGCCGATAAAATTGCACGATATGCCGATTTTTTCAGCTTTGGTACGAATGACTTAACCCAAACCACAAATGGTATATCCAGAGACGATTTTAATTCCTTTTTTACAGATTACAATGAGTATGACTTGTTGGAAAGAAACCCATTTAAGTATTTAAATGGGCCGGTGAAAGAGCTAGTACAGATTGCTAAAGAAAGAGGCCGCATGGTAAGGCCAAATATGAAAATGGGATTGTGTGGAGAGCATGGTGCTGAACCTGAAAATGTTAGTTTCTGCATGGATACAGGATTGAATTATGTTTCCTGTTCTCCCTATGGTATTCCAATAGCGAAACTGGCTGTAGCTCAGTACAATCTGAAGAATAAAAAATGA
- the ilvB gene encoding biosynthetic-type acetolactate synthase large subunit, which yields MKKGRTYGAKALIKTLEKLGVEVIFGYPGGANLPIYEALASSSIKHVLARHEQGASHMADGYARATGKVGVCLATSGPGATNLVTGIATAYMDSVPMLAITGQVPRSNIGTDAFQEVDTTGITIPITKHNLLVQEVKEIPSRIEEAFHIASTGRKGPVLIDIPKDVLFQEFNLPDIKEIVLEGYNPNSEGHPGQIKRAVKTLEHAKKPLIIAGGGIIASESFDVLRQFAEKANIPLTHTFMGKTALADNHPLNLGMCGYHGKVVSNQAIDQADVILALGARFSNRHTINLDTYPGHRKIIHVDIDPAEIGKNVETLLPIVGDLKQILTRLNDLIKPCKHPDWISHLKDIDSRALLPVVPENELTQIGTMRIMQEYLDNPLFVTDVGRHQMFAAHEIKLPSGRHFLSSGGLGTMGFSFPAAVGAAVGMPDRQIVVIAGDGSFVMNCQEIITATEEKLNIICFIMNDSKLGMIAQLQDEFYKSSFDISDLGSFVDFPKMAESMGAQGHRVVTSADLRELMQDKDLYKGVHIVDCVIGKGGEHAYPMVRGNSILDIVEEGGVK from the coding sequence ATGAAAAAAGGGCGAACCTATGGTGCAAAAGCACTGATTAAAACACTGGAAAAACTCGGTGTTGAAGTCATTTTTGGATACCCTGGCGGTGCCAATCTACCCATATATGAAGCTTTAGCATCCAGTTCGATCAAGCATGTTCTTGCTCGACATGAACAAGGTGCTTCCCATATGGCTGATGGATACGCTAGAGCAACGGGTAAAGTCGGTGTCTGTCTGGCAACCAGTGGACCTGGAGCTACTAACTTGGTTACAGGCATCGCTACAGCCTATATGGATTCTGTCCCCATGCTGGCCATAACAGGACAGGTCCCTAGAAGTAATATCGGTACCGATGCATTCCAAGAAGTTGATACAACGGGTATTACCATACCCATAACAAAACATAATCTTCTCGTACAGGAAGTCAAAGAAATTCCCAGTCGCATTGAAGAAGCTTTTCATATTGCTTCAACAGGTCGCAAAGGCCCGGTTCTCATTGATATTCCCAAGGATGTCCTTTTTCAGGAGTTCAACCTCCCTGACATTAAAGAGATTGTGTTAGAAGGTTATAATCCAAATTCCGAAGGTCATCCAGGTCAGATAAAACGGGCAGTCAAGACTCTTGAACATGCTAAGAAACCTTTGATCATTGCTGGTGGAGGGATCATTGCATCTGAGTCTTTTGACGTGCTGAGGCAGTTTGCTGAAAAAGCAAACATACCATTAACTCATACTTTTATGGGGAAGACAGCCTTGGCCGATAATCATCCCCTCAATTTGGGTATGTGTGGTTATCATGGTAAGGTGGTCTCAAATCAGGCTATTGATCAGGCTGATGTCATTCTGGCTCTAGGAGCCCGCTTCAGCAATAGACATACAATTAATTTGGATACCTATCCTGGACATCGAAAGATCATACATGTGGATATAGATCCTGCGGAGATTGGAAAAAACGTTGAAACTCTCCTCCCCATTGTAGGGGATTTGAAGCAAATTCTTACGAGGCTGAATGATTTGATCAAGCCTTGTAAACATCCTGACTGGATCTCTCATCTCAAAGATATTGATTCAAGAGCTTTGCTTCCTGTTGTTCCTGAAAATGAATTGACACAGATTGGAACAATGAGAATTATGCAAGAGTATCTTGATAATCCTCTTTTTGTTACAGATGTCGGCCGACACCAAATGTTTGCAGCCCATGAAATAAAACTCCCTTCGGGAAGACATTTTCTCAGTTCTGGTGGGCTGGGTACAATGGGATTTAGTTTTCCTGCAGCCGTAGGGGCCGCGGTTGGAATGCCAGATAGGCAGATTGTTGTGATTGCTGGAGACGGCTCCTTTGTCATGAATTGTCAGGAAATCATTACCGCCACCGAAGAAAAACTGAACATTATCTGCTTTATCATGAATGACTCCAAACTCGGTATGATTGCGCAACTTCAGGATGAGTTCTACAAGAGTAGCTTTGACATTAGTGACTTAGGTTCATTTGTAGATTTTCCCAAGATGGCAGAGAGCATGGGTGCCCAGGGGCATCGTGTTGTGACTTCTGCAGATTTAAGAGAGCTCATGCAGGATAAGGACCTCTATAAGGGTGTGCATATCGTTGATTGCGTCATCGGGAAAGGAGGGGAGCATGCTTATCCCATGGTCAGAGGTAATTCAATATTGGATATTGTTGAAGAAGGAGGTGTCAAATGA